From Streptomyces sp. HUAS MG91, the proteins below share one genomic window:
- a CDS encoding AAA family ATPase has translation MAQIFGTPFIGREGELARLTGTLERAAAGDPRAVLLAGDAGVGKTRILTEAAAHAAATGTTVLTGHCVDLGDVGLPYLPFTEILGAAAADERLAPAFAAHPAVDRLIGQARGTAPDPGSRLQLFEGIAGLLADLADLAPLLLVVEDLHWADQSSRDLLRFLLSRGVLRLPLFASYRTDDLHRRHPLRPLLAELIRLPAVDRLDLRPMADADVARLVRALGDAPVPDSTVRRIVDRAEGNAFYAEELLAALPGDEGLGSLGDVLLIRIEQLSETTQQVLRTAAVAGRRVGHDLLRDAVRLPLGELESALREAVGHQLLLPDDDGSYSFRHALTREAVYADLLPGERVRLHGLFAELLGRPGHPPSSAAERAHHSRESHDLADALSASLEAAGHAQRVGAPAEELRHLESALDLWTAVDPPDRPADTDPVALTLRASSAAAHAGDPHRAVQLTRHALAQAGPDTDSELAARVRYTLAGNLIRIDHLEAAFTYSSEALALIPAEPPSRTWVWAAATHVLAARNVGRDEDAEQVARQALAVAEELRLADAQADLMVSLVGLSPDNRRTARGRERLTRARDLARAAGNLRVEMRALYSLALGCYESGDMDACLTWLGDGIDRARRAGLLSSPYALELRYLQSLLLYTLGRWDECARTAAADTELLPAAGGFTTAPALYVALGRGELDAAVAGARTLLSGPADWMATLVASIVLTDAAALRGAADDSARQVRTAIDALAENSSTTLPDVVVRLAALALSPVADAAETARLSGDAAGAAHWSGVAEELVGLARTTAARDDDGTPQGPEGLAWLARAEAERTRAATGPDVPAWERAVAAFGYGDPYELARCRRRLAEALLTADRREEAAEQVRAALDTAVRLGAGPLREDLAALVRRGRLAAAPAADDRIAALTSRESDVLRLLGRGLTNRRIGEELFISGKTASVHVSNILAKLGAASRTEAVGIAYREGLIEPEPVENG, from the coding sequence GTGGCACAGATATTCGGTACGCCGTTCATCGGCCGGGAGGGCGAACTCGCCCGGCTCACCGGCACACTGGAGCGAGCCGCCGCAGGCGACCCGCGTGCCGTCCTGCTCGCCGGAGACGCCGGCGTCGGCAAGACCCGCATCCTGACGGAGGCCGCCGCCCACGCCGCCGCCACCGGCACGACCGTACTGACCGGCCACTGCGTGGACCTCGGCGACGTGGGCCTGCCGTACCTGCCGTTCACCGAGATCCTCGGCGCGGCGGCGGCCGACGAGCGCCTCGCCCCGGCCTTCGCCGCGCACCCCGCGGTGGACCGCCTGATCGGCCAGGCCCGGGGCACCGCGCCGGACCCCGGCTCCCGCCTCCAGCTCTTCGAGGGCATCGCGGGCCTCCTCGCCGACCTCGCCGACCTGGCCCCGCTCCTGCTGGTCGTCGAGGACCTACACTGGGCCGACCAGTCCTCCCGCGACCTGCTCCGCTTCCTGCTCAGCCGCGGCGTCCTGCGCCTCCCGCTCTTCGCCTCGTACCGCACGGACGACCTGCACCGCCGCCACCCCCTGCGCCCGCTGCTCGCCGAGCTGATCAGGCTGCCCGCCGTGGACCGGCTGGACCTGCGCCCGATGGCCGACGCCGACGTGGCCCGGCTGGTGCGCGCGCTGGGCGACGCGCCGGTCCCCGACAGCACGGTCCGCCGCATCGTCGACCGCGCCGAGGGAAACGCCTTCTACGCCGAGGAGTTGCTGGCCGCCCTCCCCGGCGACGAGGGCCTGGGCAGCCTCGGCGACGTGCTGCTGATCCGCATCGAGCAGCTGTCCGAGACCACGCAGCAGGTGCTGCGCACGGCGGCCGTCGCGGGGCGCCGGGTCGGGCACGACCTGCTGCGCGACGCCGTCCGACTGCCGCTCGGGGAGCTGGAGTCGGCGCTGCGCGAGGCCGTCGGGCACCAGCTGCTGCTGCCGGACGACGACGGCTCCTACTCCTTCCGGCACGCCCTCACCCGCGAGGCCGTGTACGCGGATCTGCTGCCGGGCGAACGGGTCCGGCTGCACGGCCTGTTCGCCGAACTGCTCGGCCGCCCGGGCCATCCGCCCAGCAGCGCGGCGGAGCGCGCCCACCACTCGCGCGAGAGCCACGACCTGGCCGACGCCCTGTCGGCCTCCCTCGAAGCCGCCGGGCACGCCCAGCGCGTCGGCGCGCCCGCCGAGGAACTGCGGCACCTGGAGAGCGCCCTCGACCTGTGGACCGCGGTGGACCCGCCCGACCGTCCCGCGGACACCGACCCGGTCGCGCTCACCCTGCGCGCCTCGTCCGCCGCCGCCCACGCCGGGGACCCGCACCGCGCGGTCCAGCTCACCCGCCACGCGCTCGCCCAGGCCGGCCCGGACACCGACTCGGAACTCGCGGCGCGGGTCCGCTACACCCTCGCGGGCAACCTGATCCGGATCGACCACCTGGAGGCCGCGTTCACGTACAGCAGCGAGGCACTGGCCCTGATCCCGGCCGAGCCCCCGTCCCGTACGTGGGTGTGGGCGGCCGCCACCCATGTCCTGGCCGCGCGGAACGTGGGCCGCGACGAGGACGCCGAGCAGGTCGCACGGCAGGCGCTCGCCGTCGCGGAGGAACTGCGGCTGGCCGACGCCCAGGCCGACCTGATGGTCTCGCTGGTCGGCCTGTCCCCCGACAACCGGCGCACCGCGCGCGGCCGGGAACGGCTGACGCGCGCCCGTGACCTGGCCCGCGCCGCCGGGAACCTGCGGGTGGAGATGCGGGCCCTCTACAGCCTCGCCCTCGGCTGCTACGAGTCGGGGGACATGGACGCCTGCCTGACCTGGCTCGGCGACGGCATCGACCGCGCCCGCCGCGCCGGGCTGCTCTCCTCCCCCTACGCCCTGGAGCTGCGCTACCTCCAGTCCCTGCTGCTCTACACGCTGGGCCGCTGGGACGAGTGCGCCCGGACGGCCGCCGCGGACACCGAACTGCTGCCGGCCGCGGGCGGGTTCACGACCGCGCCCGCGCTGTACGTCGCCCTGGGACGCGGCGAGCTGGACGCGGCCGTCGCGGGCGCCCGCACCCTGCTGAGCGGCCCCGCGGACTGGATGGCGACGCTCGTCGCGAGCATCGTGCTGACCGACGCGGCGGCCCTGCGCGGTGCGGCCGACGACTCCGCGCGGCAGGTGCGGACCGCGATCGACGCCCTTGCCGAGAACTCCTCCACCACGCTGCCCGACGTCGTGGTGCGGCTCGCCGCGCTGGCCCTGTCGCCGGTCGCGGACGCGGCGGAGACGGCCCGGCTGTCCGGCGACGCGGCGGGCGCGGCGCACTGGTCGGGGGTCGCCGAGGAGCTGGTGGGGCTGGCCAGGACCACGGCCGCCCGGGACGACGACGGCACCCCGCAGGGGCCCGAGGGCCTGGCCTGGCTGGCCCGCGCCGAGGCCGAGCGGACCCGGGCCGCCACCGGCCCCGACGTGCCGGCCTGGGAGCGGGCCGTGGCGGCGTTCGGCTACGGCGACCCGTACGAACTGGCCCGCTGCCGCAGGCGGTTGGCCGAGGCGCTGCTCACCGCCGACCGCCGCGAGGAGGCCGCCGAGCAGGTCCGCGCGGCCCTGGACACCGCGGTGCGGCTGGGCGCCGGACCGCTGCGCGAGGACCTGGCGGCGCTGGTCCGGCGGGGCCGCCTCGCCGCCGCCCCGGCCGCGGACGACCGTATCGCCGCACTGACCTCACGGGAGAGCGACGTGCTGCGGCTGCTCGGCCGCGGGCTCACCAACCGCAGGATCGGCGAGGAGCTGTTCATCAGCGGCAAGACGGCGAGCGTCCACGTCTCCAACATCCTCGCCAAGCTGGGCGCCGCGAGCCGCACCGAGGCGGTCGGCATCGCCTACCGCGAGGGCCTGATCGAGCCGGAGCCGGTCGAGAACGGCTGA
- a CDS encoding MFS transporter → MTNPTSTTTAPNSLAGCKEWTALVVLMLPLLLVSMDVSVLYFAIPQISADLAPTGTQQLWIFDIYAFVLAGLLMTMGSLGDRIGRRKLLLTGAVAFGAASVCAAYANSAEMLIAARAVLGIGGATLMPSTMALVRNMFRDAGQRAKAIGIWSGVMTGGIALGSVMSGILVEHFWWGSVFLVNLPAMVLLLILAPLLLPEFKDPDPGRFDLVSVPLSMAAVLPLVYGIKEIPSEGFAPPYVVSVAVGLVFSFLFVRRQRRAASPLISPALFRHRGFGPAVLLNLISAFAMLGSAYFTTQYLQAVLGKSALEAALWALLPSVLIGCAAPVATVLVQRGVRRSTVVAIGFVTSACGYGLLALTGTDSLWIVLAGAGVLACGAVIVGSQLTDLALGAAPAEKAGAASSLLETGQEFGGALGMAVLGSIGTAVYRHDLAGAPDEARETLGGALALAGRSPGRAGEALLAAAREAFTSGMHVAAFAGIGVLLIAALLAGRALRDAPAGAVG, encoded by the coding sequence ATGACGAACCCGACGAGCACCACCACAGCCCCCAACTCCCTTGCGGGGTGCAAGGAATGGACCGCCCTGGTCGTCCTGATGCTGCCGCTGCTCCTGGTCTCCATGGACGTCTCGGTCCTCTACTTCGCGATCCCCCAGATCAGCGCCGACCTGGCGCCGACCGGCACCCAGCAGCTGTGGATCTTCGACATCTACGCGTTCGTGCTCGCCGGACTGCTGATGACGATGGGCTCGCTCGGCGACCGCATCGGGCGCCGCAAGCTCCTGCTGACCGGCGCGGTGGCCTTCGGCGCCGCCTCCGTCTGCGCGGCCTACGCGAACAGCGCGGAGATGCTCATCGCGGCCCGCGCCGTGCTCGGCATCGGCGGTGCCACGCTGATGCCCTCCACGATGGCGCTGGTGCGCAACATGTTCCGCGACGCCGGGCAGCGGGCGAAGGCCATCGGCATCTGGTCCGGCGTGATGACCGGAGGCATCGCGCTCGGCTCGGTGATGAGCGGCATCCTGGTCGAGCACTTCTGGTGGGGCTCGGTGTTCCTGGTCAACCTGCCCGCGATGGTGCTGCTGCTGATCCTGGCGCCGCTGCTGCTCCCGGAGTTCAAGGACCCGGACCCCGGCCGCTTCGACCTCGTGAGCGTCCCGCTGTCGATGGCCGCGGTGCTGCCGCTCGTCTACGGGATCAAGGAGATCCCCTCCGAGGGCTTCGCGCCGCCGTACGTCGTCTCGGTCGCCGTCGGCCTGGTCTTCTCGTTCCTCTTCGTCCGGCGCCAGCGCAGGGCCGCGTCGCCGCTGATCTCGCCCGCGCTGTTCCGGCACCGGGGCTTCGGTCCGGCCGTGCTGCTCAACCTGATCTCGGCGTTCGCGATGCTCGGCTCGGCGTACTTCACCACGCAGTACCTCCAGGCCGTCCTCGGCAAGAGCGCGCTGGAGGCGGCCCTGTGGGCGCTGCTGCCCAGCGTGCTGATCGGCTGCGCGGCGCCCGTCGCCACCGTCCTCGTCCAGCGCGGGGTGCGGCGCTCCACGGTCGTGGCGATCGGCTTCGTGACCAGCGCCTGCGGCTACGGGCTGCTGGCCCTCACCGGCACCGACTCGCTGTGGATCGTGCTGGCCGGGGCCGGGGTCCTGGCCTGCGGCGCGGTCATCGTCGGCTCGCAGCTGACCGACCTGGCGCTCGGCGCGGCGCCGGCCGAGAAGGCGGGTGCGGCGTCCTCCCTGCTGGAGACCGGGCAGGAGTTCGGCGGGGCGCTCGGTATGGCGGTGCTCGGCTCGATCGGTACCGCGGTGTACCGGCACGATCTGGCAGGGGCTCCGGACGAGGCCCGCGAGACGCTGGGCGGCGCGCTGGCCCTTGCCGGGCGGTCGCCGGGGCGGGCGGGTGAGGCGCTGCTCGCCGCTGCGCGGGAGGCGTTCACCAGTGGGATGCACGTGGCGGCGTTCGCCGGGATCGGGGTGCTTCTGATCGCGGCGCTGCTGGCGGGACGCGCCCTCCGCGACGCCCCCGCCGGGGCCGTCGGCTGA
- a CDS encoding TetR/AcrR family transcriptional regulator, with the protein MGHREDLLEGAKRCLLEKGFARTTARDIVKESGTNLASIGYHYGSKDALLAQAYVALAEGVSQEWGEPGELPGANGSLERIRAVVGGITNSLGKPGSIWHLSMELIVMGDKMPALREHMSAAQREAGRGFIGMVMGEEPPADDPSVDTLGKFFSVLVIGLVAQHTFDPDYSPSADELTEGLSLLMEAAR; encoded by the coding sequence ATGGGACACCGTGAAGATCTGCTCGAGGGCGCCAAGCGCTGCCTGCTGGAGAAGGGGTTCGCGCGGACGACCGCGCGCGACATCGTCAAGGAGTCGGGGACCAACCTGGCGTCCATCGGCTATCACTACGGGTCGAAGGACGCGCTGCTCGCGCAGGCGTACGTGGCGCTTGCGGAGGGGGTCTCGCAGGAGTGGGGCGAGCCGGGCGAACTGCCGGGCGCGAACGGCTCGTTGGAACGGATCAGGGCCGTGGTCGGCGGCATCACGAACAGCCTCGGCAAGCCCGGCTCCATCTGGCACCTGAGCATGGAGCTCATCGTCATGGGCGACAAGATGCCGGCCCTGCGCGAACACATGTCGGCGGCCCAGCGTGAGGCGGGGCGCGGCTTCATCGGCATGGTGATGGGGGAGGAGCCGCCGGCCGACGACCCGAGCGTGGACACCCTCGGCAAGTTCTTCTCGGTGCTCGTCATCGGGCTCGTCGCCCAGCACACCTTCGACCCGGACTACTCGCCGAGCGCCGACGAACTCACCGAGGGGCTATCCCTGTTGATGGAGGCGGCCCGCTAG
- a CDS encoding Dabb family protein — translation MIVNTLRFSFRDGTSEADKEAVLAAMRRTASTEPVAFGTVGRYLGDPAEGFTHVYCAGVPDLAALERYLHEPVHIDGDWLIIPHLQQLTAFRFSDDPDPDLDARILALHARKVEMYPEWGRLLDAIPGPKGPFDDGTA, via the coding sequence ATGATCGTGAACACCCTGCGGTTCAGCTTCAGGGACGGCACGTCGGAAGCGGACAAGGAGGCGGTGCTCGCCGCGATGCGCCGGACGGCGAGCACGGAACCGGTCGCGTTCGGGACCGTCGGCCGGTACCTCGGCGACCCCGCCGAAGGCTTCACGCACGTGTACTGCGCGGGCGTCCCGGACCTGGCGGCCCTGGAGCGCTACCTGCATGAACCGGTGCACATCGACGGGGACTGGCTGATCATCCCGCACCTTCAGCAGCTCACCGCGTTCCGCTTCTCGGACGATCCCGACCCGGACCTGGACGCCAGGATCCTCGCCCTGCACGCCCGCAAGGTCGAGATGTACCCGGAGTGGGGCCGCCTGCTGGACGCGATCCCGGGCCCGAAGGGGCCCTTCGACGACGGCACCGCCTAG
- a CDS encoding TetR/AcrR family transcriptional regulator — MTPATTAAAGRPAPRGRIDKRQAILDAAFDVFARRGYAQACVREIAEEAGVAKPTVYNHLGDKENLFRHAMAAAADLVMAENLAVVERLRDPGDDLRAGLEDTAYRLLKVCCGQRAGALRALTYAQLAAFPDLAEVVQARTSGRLGEALADRFARLALAGRLRTEDPARAAEQFLALLTGPMEARSRLGTRAVGAAETREIARSAVDTFLLAYGGANA, encoded by the coding sequence GTGACGCCAGCGACCACGGCCGCCGCCGGACGCCCCGCACCCCGCGGGCGCATCGACAAGCGGCAGGCCATCCTCGACGCCGCCTTCGACGTGTTCGCGCGGCGCGGATACGCGCAGGCGTGCGTGCGGGAGATCGCCGAGGAGGCCGGGGTCGCCAAGCCGACCGTCTACAACCACCTCGGCGACAAGGAGAACCTGTTCCGGCACGCGATGGCGGCCGCGGCCGACCTCGTCATGGCCGAGAACCTCGCCGTCGTCGAGCGGCTGCGCGACCCGGGCGACGACCTGCGGGCCGGGCTGGAGGACACCGCGTACCGGCTGCTGAAGGTGTGCTGCGGGCAGCGGGCCGGCGCGCTGCGGGCGCTGACGTACGCCCAGCTCGCCGCGTTCCCCGACCTGGCGGAGGTCGTGCAGGCGCGGACGTCGGGGCGGCTCGGCGAGGCGCTGGCCGACCGGTTCGCCCGCCTGGCCCTCGCCGGGCGGCTGCGCACCGAGGACCCCGCACGCGCCGCCGAACAGTTCCTCGCCCTGCTCACCGGCCCCATGGAAGCCCGCTCACGGCTCGGCACACGGGCGGTGGGGGCCGCCGAGACGCGGGAGATCGCGCGGTCGGCGGTCGATACGTTTCTGCTGGCTTATGGGGGAGCGAACGCCTAG
- a CDS encoding helix-turn-helix domain-containing protein has translation MKGDYQELVDEISALLGAPATLENRDFRLIAFGQQVSADEYDEAALDPVRTRSILTRGSTPAVRAWFEGFGIARATEPVRIPATPEAGVYRGRICLPVRHRGFVLGYVWLLDDEPGPAQDQLDAAMEVAGRIGAQLADEAQAGADLTREFHSVLTAERGWQRDMAVAALRTALGTRADGLHAVVCVAPWPSADPDDAPSVRTLPAADALCTVPWGPTGQCLALLVRLRSSEVLTPALTAAEKLRARAGDGPVAAGIGAPRTDLAELATSWQEAQAAARTALANPRLGPDAQWSAIGPYRLLTALPADSAHDPTLTALLSPAHRQLAHTAEVFLDCAGQAGRAAAALGIHRQTLYYRLSRVEQLTGLDLDEGEDRLLLHMGLKAARL, from the coding sequence GTGAAGGGCGATTACCAGGAACTGGTCGACGAGATCTCGGCGCTGCTCGGCGCCCCCGCGACGCTGGAGAACCGGGATTTCCGGCTGATCGCGTTCGGCCAGCAGGTGAGCGCCGACGAGTACGACGAGGCGGCCCTCGACCCGGTGCGCACCCGCTCGATCCTCACGCGCGGCTCGACACCGGCGGTCCGCGCCTGGTTCGAGGGGTTCGGCATCGCCCGCGCCACGGAACCGGTGCGCATCCCGGCGACCCCCGAGGCGGGCGTCTACCGCGGCCGTATCTGTCTGCCCGTGCGCCACCGGGGCTTCGTGCTGGGTTACGTATGGCTCCTGGACGACGAGCCGGGGCCCGCGCAGGACCAGCTGGACGCGGCGATGGAGGTCGCGGGCCGGATCGGCGCGCAATTGGCGGACGAGGCGCAGGCGGGCGCCGACCTGACCCGCGAGTTCCACTCGGTGCTGACCGCCGAGCGCGGGTGGCAGCGGGACATGGCGGTGGCCGCGCTGCGGACGGCCCTGGGCACCCGGGCCGACGGGCTGCACGCGGTGGTCTGTGTGGCGCCCTGGCCGTCGGCGGACCCGGACGACGCGCCGTCGGTCCGCACCCTTCCGGCGGCGGACGCGCTGTGCACCGTTCCCTGGGGCCCCACGGGCCAGTGCCTGGCGCTCCTCGTGCGGCTGCGCTCGTCGGAGGTGCTGACCCCGGCGCTCACGGCGGCCGAGAAACTGCGGGCCCGCGCGGGCGACGGCCCCGTCGCGGCGGGCATCGGCGCCCCCCGCACCGACCTGGCGGAACTCGCCACGTCCTGGCAGGAGGCGCAGGCCGCCGCCCGCACCGCGCTGGCCAACCCGCGGCTCGGCCCCGACGCCCAGTGGTCGGCGATCGGCCCGTACCGCCTGCTGACGGCGCTGCCCGCCGACTCCGCGCACGACCCGACGCTGACCGCGCTGCTCTCCCCCGCCCATCGCCAGCTGGCGCACACCGCCGAGGTGTTCCTCGACTGCGCGGGCCAGGCGGGCCGCGCCGCGGCGGCCCTCGGCATCCACCGCCAGACCCTCTACTACCGCCTGTCCCGGGTCGAGCAGCTCACCGGCCTCGATCTGGACGAGGGCGAGGACCGGCTGCTGCTGCACATGGGGCTGAAGGCGGCGCGGCTCTAG
- a CDS encoding proline dehydrogenase family protein — protein sequence MLAPLILAASRSDKMRAFVSAAPGTKQVVDRFIAGETVDDVVPVVQDAAAKGLEVTLDVVGEDITTVEQSHAARDAYLELIEHLKDLGLGARAEMSVKLSMFGQALENGHELALANVRPVVEAAAAIGTTVTLDAEDHTTLDSMFAIHEELRKDFPQTGCVIQSYLFRTEDDARRLAAAGSRVRIVKGAYKEPAEVAYQDKAEIDKAYVRIMRILMEGDGYPMIGSHDPRLISIAQELGRQAGRKLDEYEFQMLYGIRSEEHLRLAAEGHRMRVYTAYGTDWYGYFMRRLAEKPANLLFFGRSILTKG from the coding sequence GTGCTGGCTCCCCTGATCCTCGCCGCGTCGCGCAGCGACAAGATGCGCGCCTTCGTGTCGGCGGCGCCGGGCACCAAGCAGGTCGTCGACCGCTTCATCGCCGGCGAGACCGTCGACGACGTGGTCCCGGTGGTTCAGGATGCCGCCGCGAAGGGCCTGGAGGTCACCCTCGACGTCGTCGGTGAGGACATCACCACCGTCGAGCAGTCGCACGCCGCCCGCGACGCCTACCTGGAGCTGATCGAGCACCTCAAGGACCTCGGCCTCGGAGCCAGGGCCGAGATGTCCGTGAAGCTGTCGATGTTCGGCCAGGCGCTGGAGAACGGCCACGAGCTGGCCCTCGCCAACGTCCGCCCGGTCGTCGAGGCCGCCGCCGCCATCGGCACCACCGTCACGCTCGACGCCGAGGACCACACCACCCTCGACTCGATGTTCGCCATCCACGAGGAGCTGCGGAAGGACTTCCCGCAGACCGGCTGCGTCATCCAGTCCTACCTCTTCCGCACCGAGGACGACGCCCGCCGCCTGGCCGCCGCCGGCAGCCGCGTGCGCATCGTGAAGGGCGCCTACAAGGAGCCCGCCGAGGTCGCGTACCAGGACAAGGCCGAGATCGACAAGGCGTACGTCCGGATCATGCGCATCCTCATGGAGGGTGACGGGTACCCGATGATCGGATCCCACGACCCGCGCCTGATCTCCATCGCGCAGGAACTGGGCCGCCAGGCCGGGCGCAAGCTGGACGAGTACGAGTTCCAGATGCTCTACGGGATCCGCAGCGAGGAGCACCTGCGGCTCGCCGCCGAGGGCCACCGGATGCGCGTCTACACCGCGTACGGCACCGACTGGTACGGGTACTTCATGCGCCGCCTCGCGGAGAAGCCCGCCAACCTGCTGTTCTTCGGCCGCTCGATCCTCACCAAGGGCTGA
- the pruA gene encoding L-glutamate gamma-semialdehyde dehydrogenase → MDAVTQVPAPVNEPVHGYAPGSPERARLEAKLKELAENPIELPCTIGGEKRMGGGERFDVVQPHNHKAVIGTYANATAQDAQDAVDAALAAAPAWRAMAFDDRAAIILRAAELLSTTWRETMAASTMLGQSKTAQQAEIDTPCELVDFWRFNVHYARQILAEQPPANSTGVWNRMDHRPLEGFVYAITPFNFTAIAGNLPTAPALMGNVVVWKPSPTQTHAAVLLLQLLEEAGLPKGVINLVTGDGLAVSEVALNHRDLAGIHFTGSTKTFQHLWKTVGTNIENYRTYPRLVGETGGKDFVVAHPSADRAVLKTALTRGSFEYQGQKCSASSRAYIPASIWNDGFKEEFAAEVDGITMGDVTDLSNFIGALIDDRSFAKNKAAIDRAKADDSCTIVAGGTYDDSVGYFVRPTVIECTDPANEVFTTEYFGPILAVHVYDDENYDAVLEQMESVSDYALTGSVIANDRAAAAYTMEKLRYAAGNFYINDKSTGAVVGQQPFGGGRASGTNDKAGAPQNLMRWTLTRAIKETLVPPTDYPYPHMG, encoded by the coding sequence CTGGACGCCGTGACCCAGGTCCCCGCCCCGGTCAACGAGCCGGTGCACGGCTACGCCCCCGGTTCCCCGGAGCGCGCCCGCCTGGAGGCCAAGCTCAAGGAACTGGCCGAGAACCCGATCGAGCTGCCCTGCACCATCGGCGGCGAGAAGCGGATGGGTGGCGGCGAGCGCTTCGACGTCGTGCAGCCGCACAACCACAAGGCCGTCATCGGCACGTACGCCAACGCCACCGCCCAGGACGCCCAGGACGCGGTCGACGCCGCCCTGGCCGCCGCCCCGGCCTGGCGCGCGATGGCCTTCGACGACCGCGCCGCGATCATCCTGCGCGCCGCCGAGCTGCTCTCCACGACGTGGCGCGAGACCATGGCCGCCTCGACCATGCTCGGCCAGTCGAAGACCGCCCAGCAGGCCGAGATCGACACCCCGTGCGAGCTCGTCGACTTCTGGCGCTTCAACGTCCACTACGCCCGCCAGATCCTCGCCGAGCAGCCCCCGGCGAACTCCACCGGCGTGTGGAACCGCATGGACCACCGCCCGCTGGAGGGCTTCGTCTACGCGATCACGCCGTTCAACTTCACGGCCATCGCGGGCAACCTGCCCACTGCCCCCGCCCTCATGGGCAACGTGGTGGTCTGGAAGCCGTCCCCGACGCAGACCCACGCCGCCGTCCTGCTGCTCCAGCTCCTGGAGGAGGCCGGCCTGCCCAAGGGCGTCATCAACCTGGTGACCGGCGACGGCCTCGCCGTCTCCGAGGTGGCCCTGAACCACCGCGACCTCGCGGGCATCCACTTCACCGGTTCGACCAAGACCTTCCAGCACCTGTGGAAGACGGTCGGCACCAACATCGAGAACTACCGCACCTACCCGCGCCTCGTCGGCGAGACCGGCGGCAAGGACTTCGTCGTCGCCCACCCGAGCGCCGACCGCGCCGTCCTCAAGACGGCCCTGACCCGCGGCTCCTTCGAGTACCAGGGCCAGAAGTGCTCCGCGTCCTCGCGCGCCTACATCCCGGCCTCCATCTGGAACGACGGGTTCAAGGAGGAGTTCGCGGCCGAGGTCGACGGCATCACCATGGGTGACGTCACCGACCTGTCGAACTTCATCGGCGCCCTCATCGACGACCGCTCGTTCGCCAAGAACAAGGCCGCGATCGACCGCGCCAAGGCCGACGACTCCTGCACGATCGTCGCCGGTGGCACCTACGACGACTCCGTCGGCTACTTCGTGCGCCCGACGGTCATCGAGTGCACCGACCCGGCCAACGAGGTCTTCACGACCGAGTACTTCGGCCCGATCCTCGCCGTCCACGTCTACGACGACGAGAACTACGACGCCGTCCTGGAGCAGATGGAGTCGGTCTCCGACTACGCGCTCACCGGTTCGGTCATCGCCAACGACCGTGCCGCGGCCGCGTACACGATGGAGAAGCTGCGCTACGCCGCCGGCAACTTCTACATCAACGACAAGTCGACCGGTGCCGTCGTCGGCCAGCAGCCGTTCGGTGGCGGTCGCGCCTCCGGTACGAACGACAAGGCCGGTGCGCCGCAGAACCTGATGCGCTGGACGCTGACCCGCGCCATCAAGGAGACGCTGGTCCCGCCGACCGACTACCCGTACCCGCACATGGGCTGA
- a CDS encoding NADP-dependent oxidoreductase, whose amino-acid sequence MRVITQRRLGGPDVLELVEVERPVPDTGEVLVRVHAAGVNPVDRLARTGEAPLFGDPPFTLGRDLSGVVEACGGDGTGFRPGDEVFGMIPGGGYAECVVVRAEHLAPKPATVDHVHAAAVPAAALTAWQALVDTGHMAPGRRVLVHAAAGGVGHIAVQIAKAEGAYVIGTARADKHEFLRGLGVDEPLDYTTTDFARTVRDVDVALDLVGGAYGPRTLATLRPGGLLASVVLSDPGVTAQDAQARGVTFVPVSVRPSGATLGKVAALMAAGRVRSHVSTLLPLEDAGKAHELSGTGRTQGKIVLTLVDRAS is encoded by the coding sequence ATGCGTGTGATCACTCAGCGTCGGCTCGGCGGACCCGACGTGCTGGAGCTGGTCGAGGTGGAACGGCCCGTGCCGGACACGGGAGAGGTACTGGTCCGGGTGCACGCGGCGGGGGTGAACCCGGTGGACCGGCTGGCCCGCACCGGTGAGGCGCCGCTCTTCGGCGATCCGCCGTTCACCCTCGGCCGGGACCTGTCCGGGGTGGTGGAGGCGTGCGGCGGGGACGGGACCGGGTTCCGGCCCGGCGACGAGGTGTTCGGCATGATCCCCGGCGGGGGGTACGCCGAGTGCGTGGTCGTCCGGGCCGAGCACCTCGCCCCGAAACCGGCGACGGTCGACCACGTCCACGCCGCCGCGGTCCCGGCCGCCGCGCTCACCGCCTGGCAGGCCCTGGTCGACACCGGTCACATGGCGCCGGGGCGGCGGGTGCTGGTCCACGCGGCGGCGGGCGGGGTGGGGCACATCGCGGTGCAGATCGCCAAGGCCGAGGGCGCGTACGTGATCGGGACCGCCCGCGCCGACAAGCACGAGTTCCTGCGCGGTCTCGGGGTCGACGAGCCGCTGGACTACACGACGACGGACTTCGCCCGCACGGTCCGCGACGTCGATGTGGCCCTCGACCTCGTCGGCGGCGCGTACGGGCCGCGCACCCTGGCGACCCTGCGGCCCGGCGGGCTGCTCGCCTCGGTGGTGCTGTCCGATCCGGGGGTGACCGCGCAGGACGCGCAGGCGCGCGGGGTGACGTTCGTGCCGGTGTCGGTACGGCCGTCGGGGGCGACGCTGGGGAAGGTGGCCGCGCTGATGGCCGCCGGGCGGGTGCGGTCGCACGTCTCAACGCTGTTGCCTCTGGAGGACGCGGGCAAGGCCCACGAGCTCAGCGGCACCGGCCGCACCCAGGGCAAGATCGTCCTGACCCTGGTCGACCGGGCGAGCTGA